The following are encoded in a window of Myxocyprinus asiaticus isolate MX2 ecotype Aquarium Trade chromosome 17, UBuf_Myxa_2, whole genome shotgun sequence genomic DNA:
- the LOC127455499 gene encoding LOW QUALITY PROTEIN: adenosine receptor A3 (The sequence of the model RefSeq protein was modified relative to this genomic sequence to represent the inferred CDS: deleted 2 bases in 1 codon) has translation MSIWCSLDCKCLHLNAHVNRWLIRMQWTAVVYGVLMLGSCVCSVFGNCVLLLVVLLNRNLQTDTWALTLSFCLSDLALGISILPFGIHNSLFLVQGYASNSALCQGSAFLFLLFQIASIHSLTWATVDKFTEICFALSYTGIFTAHRAKVILAVVWMYSLLNATLPLLGFGSYGYSETKFLCAPCFQPSSIGFNMLFMGLGIIIPILLMCFMYGYIVYIARNQVRRGTFVCNEDHCFYVPANNYFKSSIVMVTTIVCLLVCWLPYIVICFYETLTGKESMQPASAVATWLVLFTSALNPWINTMTQMRYRVALRRSLNKIRQMFENPRKNSLPQCTTIQPGRETNSSPSSAPSAPLALQTNNGPQQDLTLA, from the exons ATGAGTATTTGGTGTTCTCTTGACTGTAAATGCCTGCATTTGAATGCCCATGTAAAC AGGTGGCTGATCAGGATGCAGTGGACAGCGGTAGTTTATGGCGTGCTGATGCTCGGTTCCTGTGTCTGCTCTGTGTTTGGGAACTGTGTATTACTGTTGGTGGTGTTACTCAACAGGAACTTGCAGACGGACACCTGGGCTCTCACATTAAGCTTCTGTCTGAGCGATCTGGCATTGGGCATCTCCATCCTCCCTTTTGGAATCCATAACAGTCTCTTCCTTGTGCAGGGCTATGCCAGCAATAGTGCCCTCTGCCAGGGCAGCGCATTTCTGTTCTTGTTGTTCCAGATCGCCTCGATCCATTCCCTCACATGGGCCACCGTTGATAAGTTCACCGAGATCTGCTTTGCCCTCAGCTACACTGGGATCTTCACGGCGCACCGGGCCAAAGTCATCCTTGCAGTGGTGTGGATGTATAGCCTCCTCAACGCAACTCTACCATTGCTTGGTTTTGGCAGTTACGGCTACAGCGAGACAAAGTTCCTCTGTGCTCCCTGCTTCCAACCGTCCAGCATTGGCTTCAACATGCTCTTCATGGGACTGGGAATAATCATTCCCATTCTGCTGATGTGCTTCATGTATggatatatagtgtatatagccAGAAACCAGGTGCGACGAGGGACGTTTGTTTGCAACGAGGACCACTGTTTCTATGTACCAGCCAATAATTACTTCAAAAGCTCCATAGTAATGGTGACAACCATAG TGTGCCTGCTTGTTTGCTGGCTGCCATATATCGTTATCTGCTTCTATGAGACGTTGACGGGCAAAGAGAGCATGCAGCCTGCCTCTGCTGTTGCCACATGGCTTGTGCTCTTCACTTCAGCTCTCAACCCATGGATCAACACCATGACACAAAT GAGGTACAGAGTTGCTCTGCGCAGAAGCCTGAATAAAATCCGACAGATGTTTGAGAATCCTCGTAAAAACTCCCTCCCTCAGTGCACAACCATACAGCCAGGCCGCGAGACCAACAGCTCCCCTTCATCAGCTCCCAGTGCACCTCTGGCACTACAGACAAACAATGGACCCCAACAGGACCTCACACTGGCTTAA
- the LOC127455494 gene encoding signal recognition particle 54 kDa protein, which translates to MVLADLGRKITSALRSLSNATIINEEVLNAMLKEVCAALLEADVNIKLVKQLRENVKAAIDLEEMASGLNKRRMIQHSVFKELVKLVDPGVKAWTPTKGKNNVIMFVGLQGSGKTTTCSKLAFYYQRKGWKTCLICADTFRAGAFDQLKQNATKARIPFYGSYTEMDPVIIAAEGVEKFKSDNFEIIIVDTSGRHKQEDSLFEEMLQVSNAVQPDNIVYVMDASIGQACEAQAKAFKDKVDVASVIVTKLDGHAKGGGALSAVAATKSPIIFIGTGEHIDDFEPFKTQPFISKLLGMGDIEGLIDKVNELKLDDNEELIDKLKHGQFTLRDMYEQFQNIMKMGPFGQIMGMIPGFGTDFMSKGNEQESMARLKKLMTIMDSMNDQELDNKDGAKLFSKQPNRIQRVARGSGVATRDVQELLTQYTKFAQMVKKMGGIKGLFKGGDMSKNVNPSQMAKLNQQMAKMMDPRVLHHMGGMAGLQSMMRQFQQGAAGNMKGMMGFNNM; encoded by the exons ATGGTTTTAGCTGATCTGGGGAGGAAAATAACCTCCGCTTTGAGGTCTCTCAGCAATGCCACTATCATCAACGAGGAG GTATTAAATGCTATGCTTAAAGAGGTCTGTGCTGCCCTGCTGGAAGCTGATGTAAATATCAAGTTGGTAAAGCAGCTTAGAGAGAATGTCAA GGCAGCAATTGACCTGGAGGAGATGGCCTCGGGGCTTAACAAGAGAAGAATGATCCAGCATTCAGTTTTCAAAGAGCTTGTCAAG CTGGTGGATCCTGGAGTGAAAGCCTGGACTCCCACAAAAGGCAAGAACAACGTTATCATGTTTGTTGGACTTCAGGGCAGTGGGAAAACCACAACATGTTCTAAG TTGGCATTCTACTACCAGAGAAAAGGATGGAAAACATGTTTGATTTGTGCAGACACATTCAGAGCAG gtgcCTTTGACCAACTCAAGCAAAATGCAACAAAAGCCAGAATACCCTTTTATGGGag TTACACAGAAATGGATCCAGTGATCATCGCTGCAGAGGGTGTGGAAAAATTCAAGTCGGATAACTTTGAAATAATCATAGTTGACACTAGTGGTAGACATAAACAGGAAGACTCACTCTTTGAAGAAATGCTTCAGGTGTCAAATGCTGTG CAACCAGACAACATAGTGTACGTGATGGATGCTTCCATCGGTCAGGCTTGTGAGGCTCAGGCAAAGGCCTTTAAGGACAAGGTAGATGTGGCTTCTGTTATTGTCACCAAACTGGACGGCCATGCCAAGGGCGGTGGAGCACTCAGCGC TGTGGCTGCCACAAAGAGTCCCATAATTTTTATCGGTACTGGTGAACACATTGATGACTTTGAACCTTTCAAGACTCAGCCCTTCATAAGCAAACTGCTCG GCATGGGCGACATTGAGGGATTGATTGACAAAGTGAACGAATTAAAACTTGATGATAATGAGGAGCTAATTGACAAGCTCAAACATG GTCAGTTCACACTCAGAGATATGTATGAACAGTTTCAAAACATCATGAAGATGGGACCTTTTGGTCAGATCATG GGCATGATCCCAGGCTTTGGAACAGATTTCATGAGCAAAGGCAATGAGCAGGAGTCTATGGCCAGACTAAAGAAACTCATGACAATAATGGATAGTATGAATGACCAGG AACTCGACAACAAAGATGGTGCTAAGCTCTTCAGTAAGCAACCTAACCGCATCCAGCGAGTGGCCCGTGGATCCGGAGTGGCTACTAGAGATGTACAGGAGTTACTCACCCAGTACACAAAGTTTGCCCAGATGGTCAAGAAGATGGGAGGCATTAAAGGCTTGTTTAAAG GAGGGGACATGTCCAAGAATGTCAACCCATCACAGATGGCGAAATTGAACCAGCAGATGGCTAAAATGATGGATCCCAGAGTGCTTCACCACATGG GTGGCATGGCCGGACTTCAGTCCATGATGAGACAGTTTCAGCAGGGAGCTGCTGGCAACATGAAAGGAATGATGGGATTTAACAACATGTAA